TTGATGGCAATCACGGAGCCGCCCAAATGGGCGAAGCGCACGATGTGCCGGGAGATGCCGCGGGGGAGTGCGGCCAGGTTCTCGGTCGGCCAATCCTCCAAAGCGATGTGCCACGGCAGGTCCAGCAGCTCGGGATCCGCTGCGGCTGCGGTGATATTCAGTGAACCGATGACGCTGGCAGGAGGTGCGGTGTCCTGGGCGCTTGCGGCTTCAGTGCGGGGGAGCTTGCCGATCTGCCCGTAGTCGGTGGGTTCGTCGTGCCACTGGGCTTCGTTTTGCTCGCTCATGCCTCAATTGTTCCGTACTCGGCGTCGCTGGCGGCTATCGTGCCTGGAAAGGGGTATTCCGGCTTCGCCGACCATTCGACGTCGGGCGCTTCCTGGAAGACGACGCCCTGCCGCGTGAGCCGCTCACCCAAGGCGCCCAGCCGACGTCGGAAGTCACCGGCGTTGCGGACTTCCTGACCGGACCAAGCCACTTCCGCCAGTGAAACCGCCCGCGGGTACAGGAGCCATTGGGCCTGTTTGTTGTTCCGCACGGTCTCCGACCAGAGGGGCCCCTCGATGCCGAGGATCTGCTGGTCCTGCAGGCCGCCCAGGGCTGGGTCCCAGTTGTAATACTCGGACCAGGTAAAGGGTCCGCCCTCCACCCACGACAGGCCGACAGGGCTGCCCGGATCATATTTCTGGTCCAGGTAGGTGTTAGCTGCCGGGGACATGATGACAGGCACGCCGCTGTTTTCGGCCTGTCGCACGGTGGCCTCCACCTCGCCGTGCCAGTACTGGATCACGGCACCTTCGGGGAGCTCGACGGCGGCGAACTCGTTCCAGCCCACCACGGCCTTACCCGTCGCTGCGGCTATCCGGACGAACTGCTGCACCATGGCGACGTAGTCGTCGTGTGCTGTGACGTGGGCTTCGTCCCCGCCGATGTGCAGGTAGGGGCCAACCGTGATGTCGGCGAGCTGTCCGAGGACCTCGCGGGCGAACTCGTACGTGGTTGGCAGGTCCGCGCTCAGGGTTGACCAGCCAACCTCGGCCGTGGTGCTCATGGGTTTGGCCTGGCCATCCGGGTTGAGTTGCGGGATGGCGGCGAGGGCGGCGTTGACGTGCCCGGGGAGGTCGATCTCCGGGACCACCAGCACATTCTTGCTGGCGGCGTACGCCTGGATGTCCCTGAAATCCTGCTGCGTGTAGAAACCGGAGTTGCCGCGCGGAGGCACGGCGGTGGGGACCTCGACGGCGCCCTGACCACCAGTTGCGGTGAGGTTGGCGTAGTCCAAACCTGACGGATTGTCAGCCGGGGTGCGGATCTCGATCCGCCATGCTTGGTCGTCAGTGAGGTGCAGGTGCAGTGCGTTCAGCTTGAACTGCGTCATCACGTCGATCTGCTCCTTC
This Paenarthrobacter sp. GOM3 DNA region includes the following protein-coding sequences:
- a CDS encoding beta-N-acetylhexosaminidase, whose amino-acid sequence is MNTTDTLIPRPSHVELLDSPAFTLAPNARIVASDPAVPVAEQLASLLRRGTGFELPIAEDTRPGDVVLELVEMFDGGPEAYSLTVTEDAIRFTASTDAGLFNGVQTLRQLFPASIEGTPPSADGTWVIPAVDIADAPRFAYRGLMLDVARNFFTVEEVKEQIDVMTQFKLNALHLHLTDDQAWRIEIRTPADNPSGLDYANLTATGGQGAVEVPTAVPPRGNSGFYTQQDFRDIQAYAASKNVLVVPEIDLPGHVNAALAAIPQLNPDGQAKPMSTTAEVGWSTLSADLPTTYEFAREVLGQLADITVGPYLHIGGDEAHVTAHDDYVAMVQQFVRIAAATGKAVVGWNEFAAVELPEGAVIQYWHGEVEATVRQAENSGVPVIMSPAANTYLDQKYDPGSPVGLSWVEGGPFTWSEYYNWDPALGGLQDQQILGIEGPLWSETVRNNKQAQWLLYPRAVSLAEVAWSGQEVRNAGDFRRRLGALGERLTRQGVVFQEAPDVEWSAKPEYPFPGTIAASDAEYGTIEA